GGTAGCGCTTATGCGCCAGGGCTCGTGCTTTGGCCGCTAACACCAGGAACTGTGCCGCGCGGACACTGCCTCCGTAGTTGACGTACTTTTTCACAAAGTCAGGCGCGTTGTCGCTCTTGAAGCGAGTCGCTCGCACCAGGCTGACCGCCCACCTGGCCAGTGACTCCGCAATCGGTACCATGCGGACGAGCTGTTGCAGATCCAGAAGCTCGTCCGCCGAGGTGACGGCATCGATCGTTGGATTCAAGGTCGCGGTAGTCATGTCGACGACCTTCACTTCATCGTCGGCCGAGAGATAGTCCAGCACAGTATTGAAGAGGAAGCGGTCAAGCTGCGCTTCGGGTAGGGGATACGTGCCTTCCAGTTCAATCGGGTTCTGCGTAGCAAGCACAAAGAAGGGAGAAGGCAGCGGATAGACGTGCCCGCGTACCGTGCAGGATCGTTCCTGCATCGCTTCGAGCAACGCTGCCTGGGTCTTTGGCGGAGTGCGGTTGATCTCGTCAGCCAGCACGATGTTGCCGAAGATCGGCCCCGGGACAAAGGTCCAGGTACGATGCCCGCTCGCCGGATCCTCTTCGATAATGTCCGTTCCGGTAATGTCTGACGGCATGAGGTCCGGCGTGAATTGAATGCGTTTGAACGAGAGTCCCAGGGCTTCCGCTATGGCCCTCACTGTCAGAGTTTTCGCCGTGCCTGGCATACCGGTAAGAAGGCAGTGGCCACCGACAAAGAGGGCGGTGAGAATCTGGTCCAGAACCTCATCTTGTCCGACGATCAGCTTGCGGACCTGCGTCAGAATGCCATCGCGCACGGCGTGGAATCGCTGTATCCGCTGTTCGAGCTCTACTGCATCCAGGTTGTTGAGTGCGGTCTCCATCCAGTCCCTCGTCTTCAGTTGGTCTTTGGCTGCGCCGCTGCGCCGCCGTTGTGCAGTTGCAGTAATAATGTCTGTGCCGGACGATAGCCGGGTGCCGCTTCCAGAGCAGCAAGAACAGCCTCTTCCGCCTTGGCCCGGTCACCCTTCGCCATATATGCCTGGGCCAGGTTGTATTGCGCACCCGCGGTGTCGAGCGGATGCAGGGCGACAACGGCGCTATATTCCCGCACGGCTCCGTCGTAGTTCTTCAGCTCGAGAAAGAGCGTTCCAAGCCTGCGATGTAGCTCTTCGTCACCCGTGGGATAGACGTAGTTCAGGCGATCGAGCGTCGCGGCTGCCGCCACCTTATCTCCGGCCCCTTCTTCCAGCGTAGCCAGTTGTTTCAGCGTGGCAGGTTCGTGCCCACCCATCTTTTCGTACTCCACCAGAACTTTGGTGGCGGCCTGTTTGTTGCCGCCGGCTAGCTGAGCATCGGCAATCATCTGGTAAGCATTTGCATCGCCAATGTACTGGGGATAAAGAGCCTTCGCTTTCTCTCCATTTGCAAGAACGAAAGCATAGTCCTTCGACTTTGCATGTTGTGCAAGCTCGGTAAGCTGCTTGCGCCACGGATCGAAGTTCTTCACGACATCGCCCAACTGCTTGTCGAGCCAGGCCATGTAGTCCTTATCGAACTGCTCCGCAGAGATACCAAGGGTCGTCTGGATAACCTCCGGCGTAGGCGTCAGCTTCGCATAGGCGTGCACGATCTCAAGCAGCTTGCCTTCGCCCCAGCGCTCACCGATGTAGTCGCAGATGCTTCCGCCCTGGAAGTAGCTCACAATCACCTGCGCTGGGTACTGAGGGTAGATAAAGCCGCGATCCAGCTCTGCAACCGGCAGCAGCTTCTTATCGCGGATCGCGATCAGTATCTCCGGCGTCACGCGGTCACCCCACTCCGGTGAAGCCTGTGTCTCTTCATGAACAGCAAGTCCTTCTGTGAACCAGCGCGGTACACGATGATTCGTGGCGGAGAGGACGTACACATGACTAAGCTCGTGCCGAAGCGTACTGGCCCAGTGAAACTCACCAGGCTTGCGGCCGGATGGACTGTCCATGGCGACCACCTGACCAAAGGTCACACCCAGAGCTCCTAGCCCGGGCATTCCCATGGTCCTCACCGCAAAGTCTTCATGGTCCGGATAGACCTCGAGCTGCACCGGTCCCTTCAACTTCATCTGATACTTCTTCTCGTAGGCCGCCATGGCACGATGCAGCTCGGCAGAGAAGTAGGGTTGCAGCAGTTCTGCTTCCTTCTTGTTGAGCTTCAGAATGGTGGTGTCGTCGGTAAAGGTCTGGAAGTTCTTGTAGCTGTCCAGCAGCCGCAGACTGTTGACGGTGGCGGCATCGCGGTATCCGTTGTCGTAAGCAAGCTGCAGCTCCTTCTCCGGCTCATCCTGCTGGCCAAGCCTCATCAGGTTGATGCCGAGCTGCGCGTGCGCCGACCATAACCCAGGTTGAACCTCCACGGCTTTACGGTAGTAGGTCACGCCGTCGTTATAACGGCGATTCTGTACCAGGTGATAGCCGATGCGAGCGTATCCTTCGCCATACTTCGGGTTAATCGCGGTGATCTTTGCCAGCCATGCATCAGGGGGACGGTCGTTCAGCAAGTCGATGGCTGCATGGATCGCCATGGCGTCCAGGGCGTCAGGTGCGAGGGTTATGGCCTGATCGGCTTCTTTGCTCGCTGTATCAAAGTCGGAGTTTTCGAAGGCCATATCGGCCGCCAACTCACGGCTCTCCGCCGATTTAGGATCGAGCGTCAGTGCCTTCGCAATGTACTGTGGCGCGCGCCCGTCGAAGCCATCGGCGCTGACAAGTGCCAGCCCATAGAACGCAGGCGCGTAGTTTGGATCCTTGGCCAGGGCTTCGTTGAAAAGATTGACGGCTTCAGGGTTATTGAAGCGTTCATGGAAGAGAAGGCCCCAACGGACACGCACGGCTGCGCCGCTGCTTGGCGAGGCGACTGCCTCGCGGAACTCGGCGTTGGCCTGCTGGTAGTTCTCCAGACCCCAGAAGCCCTCGGCACGCAATGCAGGATCATTCGTATGCGTGAGCTGGGTATAACACGCCGTAGCATCTTTGCCGTGTTTCTCCAGACCACGACATTCCTGCCAAGTCGCAGCATGCGACGAAAGCGTGAGCGCGAGCGTAAGCAGGAGGTATCTCATTTCTCCATCTCCTGCTGAACCTTGGCCAGATCCAGCAAGGCAGCGGTGAGAGCTTGCTTGTACTCGCCGGGTTCCATGGCTGCTTTCTCATACTTCAACTGATCGATCTTGCGCTCCAGCTCTTCTTTCTTTGTCAGCAGTGCCTGATGTGCCGGATCGTTGGCAATGGCCGCATTGCCTCCATCCAGGCGCAGTACTGTGAGGGTTGAGAGCAGCGCACCCTCACGGGAACCTTGTGTGATGGTGCGGACCGCTTCTCCCTTGCCGGTATCTTCAAAGACGGGATGTTCTGTGGCCAGGCGTTTCTGCGAGCTGTAGAACTCTGCGGTCTTGCGATCCGCATAGACAAATGCCTCCATTGCGGAGACACTGCCGCTCTTATCGGTATCGGCGGCAGGGTCTTGCATTGCCTGCAGCCAATAGCGCGCAAAGGCGGTGGCATTTTTCTCTGTGCCGGTCTTGGTTGCCGTAATCACGGCACGGCCCTGACGTTGCAACGCAACGACGGATCCTCCGCTGGCGCTGGTCGTATTCACGACGAGCTGTCGCTTTACAGGGATCTTGTCGAGGAGAGTGGCGAGCTCTGTCGCCGAGAGGTCGGGACCGACGAGGTTGAACTTGTACTCTTCGCCATCGAACGATCCGTGACCGATAAGGATAAGTACCAGATCATCCTCGGGCTTCGCGTTGCGCGCCACATCATTCAGTACATCCGTTAACTTTGCCCGGGTTGCATCGTTGCCAGTCAACGTAACGACATGGGCAGCAGCTGCACCGTGGTAGACCTTGTCGAGATCTTTGGCGTTGGCAGTGAAGCGCTGTTCGTAGTCAGGCTCGCCGCCCAGGCCCGCAACCGTAATGTAGTAGACGGCGGCATGGCAGCGAAGGCTCGCAACTGCGAGCAGCAGGCCAAGAACCATGCGCTTCATACCACACCCCACTTTCTGCGTAGCAGCCACTGTGCGCTGACAAGCCCTAGCAGCAGGAGGTAGTTGATGGGCATATCCCAAAGAGGCTTGGTGTCACGAACTGAGATGCCGGCCTCAGAATAGGAGATGTCACGCGGCAGGGTGTTGAGCTCCGAGGGCCGCCAATAACGGCCTCCAGTGCTATTTGCTAAACGCTCCAGAAGTTCGCGGTTCTGCTCCGTGTGGAAGTTCTCCGCAACGCCATCCTTTCGTTCAAGCGTGACGATGTCAGAACCGAGAACCTCTCCCGCGCGCGATCCTGTAACCTCCATTGCGTAAGAGCCGGGTTTATCCGCGGTCCATTCCGTGCGGAAGCTTCCGGCCTCACCAGGAACAGCCGCCAGCTGCACCATGGACGACGTGCCGTCCGGGCCAACGATGCGGGCCATTACATCGGCATCGGGAGCTGGCTGATACTGCTTGTCACGCACGGTAGCAGAGAGAACGACGTGTCCCTCATCCAGCAGAGTCTGCACAGGAACGCTTGCCGTCACAGGTCCTGGCGACTCGGCCGCGACATAACGCAATAGCTGTCTCCAGAACTGATCGTGCGATCCGTCGCCCACCGGCATACTCATCTGCCAGCGCCACGTACCGGCGGTAGCCATCAACGCCGTACGTCCACGGCCATATGGCTGCGTGATGAGCATCGGCATCTTGCGGTGTGTATCACTCATCTCCAGAAGCACCGTAGCTCCTGGCTTGGGCGAGCCGGCATCCTGGTAGTCGGCGGTGTAGGGAAGCTTCTTCCATCGCGCAACATTGACCGCTGCGTCGTCGGCTAGACGTGTCACTGGAGACTCCGCGCCGACCTGGGTCAGCAGCGGATAGGCGGGGTCGCGATGGAAGGTCTCTTTCGTCTTCGGTAGAAAGGTGGGAATAAGGTCCGAAGCTCCAGAACTGTTCCAACCGCCATCCGCGAGAGAAAAGCGGCCGCCTAGAAAGAGCACTCCACCGCCGCGGCGATCGACAAACTCGCGCAGTAGCTCCTGTTGTGAGGGCGTGAAGTATCCGCTCTCAACCGAACCAATAATGATGCCAGAGTAGCCGAAGAGGTCCTCCGGCCGCGTTGGAAAGCCTTCCGCAAGCTCGCTCGGATCGCTGATGCCCTGGCGATAGATCTTGTTTTCCGTCGTCCGCAGCATGGAGACCATCTGCAACTGCGGATCATCCTCTGAGGCGCGGCGGATGAACTTAAACTCCCAACGCGGCTCACCTTCCACGAACAGAATCCTGCGTTTATCGCCGCTGACGTTCACCATGCGGCTGAGACTGTTGTTGATGACGTTTGGTTCGCCTGGCATCGGCGAAAGAGAAAACTCAAAGCTCTTCGCACCCGCATCGCCGGCATCGAAATAGAGCGTGTCGGTGCGCGTCTCACCATTCGCCGGCAAAACAATCTCATGCCCGGCGAGCGCCTTGCCGCTCTCGCGTACGGTCAACATCGCCTTCTGCCCTGAAAATCCGCGCTGATGAAACCGGACTGTCGCCACCATGCGCGACGATGCCAGGGCGCGGGCGGCGACGCTCACGCCTTCCATCTCCACATCGTGGTCGGCGGTCTCACTGCCGAAGCCGATGGTATGCACCGGAAGGTGCCGGTTACGAAGAGCATCGAGCGCAGCAATGTCGACACCGCCTCCGCCTTCGTCACTGCCGGAGGAATTCTCCGCACCGTCACTCATCAGCACAACTGCGCCGATCGGCAGGTCCTGTGTCTGAGTGAGGAACTGCCGCAAGCCGTCACTGAGGTGCGTGGATCGTCCGGCGGACTGCAGCTTATCCGGGCTGTCGACCTCGCCCACCGAAGCACCGATGTGATAGAGCCGGGTCTGAAAACGCTGCTTCAGGCCATCCAGAACGCCATTCTTCAGGGCGGTTACTGCAGCCTGTTCACGCCTCTGCTGATTGCCCGCGTCATTCTGCGCCATGCTGTGTGAGTCATCTACCAGAATGGCGATGATGTTCTGCTGGGAACGCAGCTCAGCAACGTTGAGTGCCGGCTCCCACAGCAGGAGCAGAAGTAACGTCAACATTGCGGCCTGCAAGACCCAGATCACGGCAGATCTCCATGACTTCAACTTCGGCGCCACTGTATTCCAGCGGAACCAGATCAACCCAGCCAGACCCAGGGCGCCCAGGACAATGGCGAGCACTAGTATCCAGCCTGGCCATGAGCTGAGCAGGATCAGGCGTCCGCGGGCGAAGGCCGTGTAGGGATACTTGAAGAAGAACTCGAACATGTGCCGCGAAGCCTGGTGTCCTGCCTATGGTTTTGTTGATCAATGCGTCATGCCATACACGATGTAATTCAGACCGACACGAAATGCTTGTGCGGCAAACTTTTCCGGGTATTCGGGGTCGTCAGCCCACTCCCATGCATCGCCCAGATGCATGTTGTGACAGATAGCAACCATGATGCGCCCTTTGTCGTCACGGATGGCGCGCCACTTCGGGGTGAAGCCATCTTTCTCATACGTTCTGTGAGTGCGGATGTAGATTTCGCCCGGAACCTGGATACGGTCGTCCATGTCATACAAAACATGGAAGATCTCGTCCCCGCTCTGCAGGTCTTCTACCGGGCGGTCTGGAAGGACCTGGCGCATGCCTTCCATGAAGTCCTCCCAGTCCTGGGTTCCGTGGAAGTCGTCGACCATCAGAAATCCACCTTTGTTGAGGTAGTCGCGCAGGCGCTTCGCCTCGGCATCGGAGAAGGTCCAGGCCTGCACCTGCACGGCGTAGACCCAGGGGTATTCGAAGATGGTGTCTGAATCCAGGTCGACGACCTGTTCGTAGGGACGGCCTTCGATACGCGTAAGACGCTTCATCGCTACCAGAAGCTGCCGATCAGCCTTCGGATAGTCGCGGGACCAGGCGGCGCGTCCCCATCCCCAGCCGTATCCGTTACCGCCGGCGCGGGAGGTATAGGCGAGGCGCGACCAGACGAACTCGGCCTTCTGAGCCTGGCGCTGTTCCGAGTCATCAAACCCGAAGTAGGCAGTCCGCTGGTAAGCCCGAACAACCGAGCAGCAGGCAAGGGCGACGGCGGCAACTGCGGTAGCGGCAAGCAGCTTCATCGTGCGACCTCCTGAGAAGGTACTCAGTCTACGTGCGTATAAGGCTTGCAGGATAGACGAAGCGACTCAAGGAGTTGTTTCCACGAAAGTTTCGTCTTTTTTCCATGTATTGCGTCTTACCGGTATGCCGGCAACTGCTTGCCTGAGAAATTCTTACCGTGAGACCATCACCTTCACGCGAGGCCCCAGGTGAAACGGCGAGATTTTTTACGTTCCGGCGCCATGGCGCTGGCTGCTCCCGGTCTGCGAGATACGGGCCTGTATGGCCTGTCCCAGATGGGGCAGATGGCAATGCCTCCCCAGGGACAACCGTCCGCCGTACCCATGGCAGGACCACCTGCCGATATTACCCTCCGTATTGAACCGGTGACTGTGGAACTCGCACCGGATCGCATTCTGTCGACGATTGGATATAACGGTACCTCTCCTGGGCCGATCCTTCGTATGAAGGAGGGCAAACCTGTCACGGTTGACGTCATCAATCGGACGGATACTCCCGAACTCGTCCACTGGCATGGCTTTCTGATCTCGCCGGAGACGGACGGTGTCGAGGAGCAGGGAGCTCGTCCCATTCCGCCGCAGGGAACGCGCCGCCTGCAATTTACGCCAGCCCTTGGCGGTTCGCGGTGGTACCACACCCACGCTATGGCTGAATCTGACTTGCATAAGGGCGCCTACACCGGGCAGTTCGGCTTCGTGTACGTCGATCCGGCATCGGGTGACCCGGGTCATTATGACCAGGAACACTTTCTTGCCCTCCGCGACTGGGAGCCGTTCTTCTCCTCGACCATGGAAGATGATGACGATGAAGACGGCAAGCCGGCGCTTCAACCGGAAAAGCCAACCCGCGACCTGCCAGGCTCGCCAGGGCTAGAGGTCAGTTCCATGACCTACTCCATTAATGACAAGTCGTTAGGAGCAGGCCACCCCATCCGGGTAAAACAAGGCGACCGGGTGCTCTTCCATCTCCTGAATGCCTCGGCGATCGAGAACCGGCGTATCGCCTTCGCTGGCCACAAATTCCGGATCATTGCGATGGATGGCAATCCCGTCCCCACGCCAGTGGAGGTGGATGCAATCTTCCTGGGAGCCGGGGAACGTGTCTGTGCTGTTGTGGAGATGAACAATCCGGGTGTGTGGATACTCGGCGCGACGAATGACATGATCCGCAACGCCGGCCTCGGCATCATCGTGGAGTACGCTAACCAGCACAAAAAGGCGGTCTGGGCCAAGCCAGGGCCTGCAAGCTGGGACTACACCATCTTTGGTAAGCCGGGAGCACCGGCACAGAAGCCGGACGCAGTGATCGACATGGTCTTCGAGAAGATGCCGTCAGGCATGGGAAAGTTCAATGCCTGGCTCATCAACGGCAAGCCATATCCACACGAGCGTGAGTTTGTTTTGGAGCAGGGCAAGCGCTACCGCCTCATCTATCGCAATCGCACCGATGATGCCCATCCAATGCACCTGCATCGTCATCAGACGGAACTCGTAGAGATCAACGGGAAATGGACCCACGGTCTGATCAAAGACACGGTGGTAGTGCCGTATTTTGGCCGCGCCTCCGTAGATTTTGTCGCCGATCAGCCGGGGCTGACTCTGTTCCACTGCCATATCCAGAACCATATGGATTACGGCTTCAAAGCTCTTTTCCGTTACGCCTAAGCTTTTGCAGGAATGCAACCAACTCACCCATGGAAGCCATCTTTGGCGTCCATGAGAGACGGAACGGAACGCAAAACTCCAGAAGGTTTACACCTCGTAGGGCGCCCCCCGGAAGCAGGTGTCAGTTCCAGCATCATGAAGACACTCGGCCTCGTGGTTCTCGTCATTCTGGTATCCATGGCGATCTGGTGGTTCTATCGCAACTAGGGTGTCAGTGATGACTGGTGTCAGTCATCGGATGACACGCCCGCAGGAGATGAACTCAGCGGTCTTCTCGTGAAGAGTAAAAGAAAACCTCCCGCAGTCTTTCTCCCGTCGTAGACGACCGTAAAGGAGGACGACATGCCAGAGAAAGCAACAACCGAACGGGCAAAGAACGATCTTCGTGAAGGAAAGTCTCCTTCAACCGCCGCTGGAGAATTTGTGCATGAGGAGATCGAGCATATTCGCGAAGGGAAACACGGTGCACGATCGCCGCAGCAGGCCATCGCCATCGGTCTCAGCAAAGCACGCAGAGCTGGAATTCCGCTTCCTCCTCCAGGAAAAGGACAAGCGAAGGAGAGCACCCGCAGATCCGCTGAGAGAGCGTACGAAAAAGGCCAGGAGGGAGCCGAACCGGCTTCTCCTAAACGATCTCGGACCAGGGAGCGGGTACTTCAGCGCGAATCGCACAGGTCCGTAACACGCGGAGCTCTCTCAAAGCAGGCAAAAACAGCTTCGAGCAAACGGACCTCAAAGAGCCGGCATGAGGCAGCGATGAAGGCTGTAGCTACAAAGGGTAAGGATGGCCTTCGTAGCGCAGCTCGCAAGGCTGCGCGGACTCGCAGCAAGAAGGGATAGCCCTAGTGTCGAGGCAGACGGACTGGCTCTAGTGTCCTAAGTCTAAAGTTGTCATCAAAAATGTTGTCATCCCGAACATTCGGGGTCCCCGGCGAACTTGTTCGCTGGGGTGATTCGTGAACGATCTGCTTTTTCAACGCTTCGGATGGCAAGGCTTCATAACTTATGTCGCGAACTTTAGATTCACCACGCTAGAAGGTCTCGGGGGGAAGTCCTGCGCACCAGCGTTTCCAGGCTGCGCGAAGTTTCTCCACGAGCACACCTGCAACTTGGTCATGTTGCCGCAACGCGCTATTCGCGAACATGGAAGGCAGTTCATGCCGTAATTGATTCAGTACGTGCAGGTTTTGCGTCCACGAGACGGCCTTCTGCACAAATTCATCCTGGTCGTGCGCAATGAACTCTGGAATACCTACATGAGATGCAATCGATGTCCCCACCCGGCCGGAGACGAGTTCGCTGCAGAGGGTAAGAGTCGGTATTCCCATGCACAGGGCATGGCTGGTGGTTGTGCTGCCGTTATATGGGAAGGTGTCAAGGCAGAGATCGGCCATCCTATACTGTTCCAGTTGTTCCAGCACAGATCGCGCATGCAGGAAGAGCAGGCGCTCCTGCGATATACCTTCAGCGATGAACCATGCCTTTACCGTCT
This genomic window from Terriglobus albidus contains:
- a CDS encoding AAA family ATPase; this translates as METALNNLDAVELEQRIQRFHAVRDGILTQVRKLIVGQDEVLDQILTALFVGGHCLLTGMPGTAKTLTVRAIAEALGLSFKRIQFTPDLMPSDITGTDIIEEDPASGHRTWTFVPGPIFGNIVLADEINRTPPKTQAALLEAMQERSCTVRGHVYPLPSPFFVLATQNPIELEGTYPLPEAQLDRFLFNTVLDYLSADDEVKVVDMTTATLNPTIDAVTSADELLDLQQLVRMVPIAESLARWAVSLVRATRFKSDNAPDFVKKYVNYGGSVRAAQFLVLAAKARALAHKRYHVTYDDLKALAIPVLRHRILLNFHAESERIDTDEILRRLIAHLPAPKEI
- a CDS encoding tetratricopeptide repeat protein — protein: MRYLLLTLALTLSSHAATWQECRGLEKHGKDATACYTQLTHTNDPALRAEGFWGLENYQQANAEFREAVASPSSGAAVRVRWGLLFHERFNNPEAVNLFNEALAKDPNYAPAFYGLALVSADGFDGRAPQYIAKALTLDPKSAESRELAADMAFENSDFDTASKEADQAITLAPDALDAMAIHAAIDLLNDRPPDAWLAKITAINPKYGEGYARIGYHLVQNRRYNDGVTYYRKAVEVQPGLWSAHAQLGINLMRLGQQDEPEKELQLAYDNGYRDAATVNSLRLLDSYKNFQTFTDDTTILKLNKKEAELLQPYFSAELHRAMAAYEKKYQMKLKGPVQLEVYPDHEDFAVRTMGMPGLGALGVTFGQVVAMDSPSGRKPGEFHWASTLRHELSHVYVLSATNHRVPRWFTEGLAVHEETQASPEWGDRVTPEILIAIRDKKLLPVAELDRGFIYPQYPAQVIVSYFQGGSICDYIGERWGEGKLLEIVHAYAKLTPTPEVIQTTLGISAEQFDKDYMAWLDKQLGDVVKNFDPWRKQLTELAQHAKSKDYAFVLANGEKAKALYPQYIGDANAYQMIADAQLAGGNKQAATKVLVEYEKMGGHEPATLKQLATLEEGAGDKVAAAATLDRLNYVYPTGDEELHRRLGTLFLELKNYDGAVREYSAVVALHPLDTAGAQYNLAQAYMAKGDRAKAEEAVLAALEAAPGYRPAQTLLLQLHNGGAAAQPKTN
- a CDS encoding DUF4159 domain-containing protein; amino-acid sequence: MKLLAATAVAAVALACCSVVRAYQRTAYFGFDDSEQRQAQKAEFVWSRLAYTSRAGGNGYGWGWGRAAWSRDYPKADRQLLVAMKRLTRIEGRPYEQVVDLDSDTIFEYPWVYAVQVQAWTFSDAEAKRLRDYLNKGGFLMVDDFHGTQDWEDFMEGMRQVLPDRPVEDLQSGDEIFHVLYDMDDRIQVPGEIYIRTHRTYEKDGFTPKWRAIRDDKGRIMVAICHNMHLGDAWEWADDPEYPEKFAAQAFRVGLNYIVYGMTH
- a CDS encoding multicopper oxidase family protein: MKRRDFLRSGAMALAAPGLRDTGLYGLSQMGQMAMPPQGQPSAVPMAGPPADITLRIEPVTVELAPDRILSTIGYNGTSPGPILRMKEGKPVTVDVINRTDTPELVHWHGFLISPETDGVEEQGARPIPPQGTRRLQFTPALGGSRWYHTHAMAESDLHKGAYTGQFGFVYVDPASGDPGHYDQEHFLALRDWEPFFSSTMEDDDDEDGKPALQPEKPTRDLPGSPGLEVSSMTYSINDKSLGAGHPIRVKQGDRVLFHLLNASAIENRRIAFAGHKFRIIAMDGNPVPTPVEVDAIFLGAGERVCAVVEMNNPGVWILGATNDMIRNAGLGIIVEYANQHKKAVWAKPGPASWDYTIFGKPGAPAQKPDAVIDMVFEKMPSGMGKFNAWLINGKPYPHEREFVLEQGKRYRLIYRNRTDDAHPMHLHRHQTELVEINGKWTHGLIKDTVVVPYFGRASVDFVADQPGLTLFHCHIQNHMDYGFKALFRYA